The proteins below are encoded in one region of Mycobacterium shinjukuense:
- a CDS encoding CapA family protein, which produces MLGRGVDQILRHPGEPELRERYMRDALGYVRLAEQANGPIPRPVDWRWPWGDVPAVLDDAGTDVRLINLETTITADGEFADRKPVCYRMHPDNLPALTALRPDVCALANNHILDFGYRGLTDTVSALTGAGIQGVGAGADVLTACRPAVVTVHREHRVMIGSAAMTSSGVPESWAAHRDRPGVWLIRDPWRRDAADDVAARLLAGKRRGDVAIVSVHWGSNWGYAIPPGDIAFAHRLIDAGIDIVHGHSSHHPRPIEIYRGKPILYGCGDVIDDYEGIGGHESFRSDLRLLYVISTDPAGGQLISLQMIPLRVRRMRLERASKADAEWLRGTLEHISRRFGIRVAALPNDLLGVVSSAR; this is translated from the coding sequence ATGCTCGGCCGCGGCGTGGACCAGATCCTGCGCCATCCCGGCGAACCGGAATTACGCGAGCGGTATATGCGTGATGCGCTGGGGTATGTCCGGCTGGCCGAGCAGGCCAACGGGCCGATTCCGCGCCCGGTGGATTGGCGGTGGCCGTGGGGCGACGTGCCGGCGGTCCTCGATGACGCCGGCACCGACGTGCGTTTGATCAACCTAGAGACCACCATCACCGCCGACGGTGAATTCGCCGACCGCAAGCCGGTGTGTTATCGAATGCACCCGGACAACCTGCCCGCACTGACGGCGTTGCGGCCAGACGTGTGCGCGCTGGCCAACAACCACATTCTCGATTTCGGCTACCGGGGGCTGACCGACACCGTCTCGGCTCTCACCGGGGCGGGGATCCAGGGCGTTGGGGCCGGAGCCGATGTGCTCACCGCTTGCCGCCCGGCGGTGGTAACGGTTCACCGCGAACACCGGGTGATGATCGGCTCGGCGGCGATGACGTCCAGCGGGGTACCCGAATCGTGGGCCGCGCATCGTGACCGGCCCGGGGTCTGGTTGATCAGGGATCCGTGGCGGCGCGACGCCGCCGACGACGTGGCGGCACGGCTGCTGGCGGGCAAGCGCCGCGGCGATGTTGCCATCGTCTCGGTGCATTGGGGATCCAATTGGGGCTATGCGATCCCCCCGGGTGACATCGCGTTCGCCCACCGGCTGATCGACGCCGGCATCGACATCGTGCACGGACACTCCTCGCACCATCCCAGGCCGATCGAGATTTACCGCGGCAAACCGATCCTGTACGGGTGCGGTGACGTCATCGACGACTATGAAGGCATCGGCGGGCACGAGTCGTTCCGCAGCGACCTCCGACTGCTGTATGTGATCTCCACCGATCCCGCTGGCGGACAACTGATCTCATTGCAGATGATTCCGCTGCGGGTACGCCGGATGCGACTTGAGCGGGCCAGTAAGGCCGACGCGGAGTGGTTGCGCGGGACCCTGGAGCACATCAGCCGCCGGTTCGGGATTCGTGTCGCGGCGTTGCCCAACGATCTCCTGGGGGTCGTTTCATCCGCGCGATGA